The stretch of DNA GAAGATCGCAGGCTCGCAGAAGATCATCGAGACGCAGCTGGGCTTCGTCGACATCGCCGGCCTCGTGCGCGGCGCGTCGAAGGGCGAAGGGCTCGGCAACCAGTTCCTCGGCAACATCCGCGAGGTCGACGCGATCGTCCACGTGCTGCGCTGTTTCGAGAATGGCGACGTGACTCATGTCGACAACAAGGTCGATCCGATCGCCGATGCCGAGACTGTCGAAACGGAACTCATGCTGAGCGATCTCGAAAGCCTCGAGAAGCGCGTCCCCAACCTCGCCAAGAAGGGCATGCAGGGCGACAAGGAGGCCAAGATCGGCGCCGCCGTGCTGGGCCAGGCGCTAGACCTGCTCCGCGAGGGCAAGCCCGCGCGGCTGACCGTGCCCAAGGACGAGGACGAGGCGCGCGTGTTCGCACAGGCGCAGTTGCTGACCGCCAAGCCCGTCCTGTACGTGTGCAACGTCGACGAGGGCGATGCTGCGAACGGCAATGCGCTATCGGCGCGCGTGTTCGAGAAGGCCGCGGCCGAGGGCGCCGAGGCGGTCGTCGTGTCGGCGGCGATCGAGGCGGAGATCGCGACGATGCCCGCCGAGGATCGCGGCGAGTTCCTGGGCGAGCTGGGGCTGGAAGAGACCGGCCTCGCGCGCGTCATCACCGCAGGCTACAAGCTGCTCCAACTGCTGACCTTCTTCACGGTCGGCCCGAAGGAAGCGCGCGCCTGGACCGTCCATGCGGGCGCGACCGCGCCGCAGGCCGCGGGCGAGATCCACGGCGATTTCGAAAAGGGCTTCATCCGCGCCGAGACGATCGCGTTCGACGACTTCATCGCGCTGGGCGGGGAATCCAAGGCACGCGAGGCAGGCAAGCTGCGCGCCGAGGGCAAGGCGTATGTCGTCCATGACGGCGACGTGATGCACTTCCTGCATAGTTGAGCGTTTGGCGGTGGCGGGTCAGCGATAGTCCTCGCAGGCTATCCCGTCGCCGTCACCGTCCATGCCGGCACGATAGCCCGGCTGGCCGCGGTAGAGCGGCGCGGCGCCCGCCGCTCGCACGTCGCGGCATCCGCCGTAATGCACCGCGCTTTCGGACGGGGCGCTGGTCGATTGGCGGGCCGGTGTCGACGATCCATAGGCCGGCCGATCGATATTGTAGGGCTCGGCGTCGGCTACGCGCCGGGCCGGTGCGACCATAGGGCGCGTCGACGCGGGCGGCGCTGTGACCGCCGGATCGGGCCGCGGTCTGGTATCGACGAGCGCCGGGGCTGCGATCGGCGGCGGTTCGGTGGCTTTCCAGACACCGGCAAACATCAATGTCGAGGCGATCGCAGTGACCGCGATAAAGGAACGCTCCATGGCGTGACCTTACGGGCGTACTGGTTGACGAAGATTTATCGTCGGTTCGGCCTCTGGGGGTGCGACGGTACGGGCGCGATGCCTCCTATGGGGAGGGAATCAGACGTTCAACTTTTGGGGTTTCTTCAATCAGCTGGCAGTTACGGAGACTGATCGCAGCCGAGCCCCGGGCAGCATTTTACATCCCTCTTCTATCGCTATCCCCGCGGACGCTTGTCGTGGTCCGGCAACCCGGAACAAAGAAACGGATGGGGCAAGAAACAAAAGGCCATTCGCCCCCGGTCGTGAACGCTCAAACGTTGCCACGGCGTCCTGAGAGGCATGGTTCGACACCGACAATCTGGGACGATCTCGCCCATTGAGCCCTGTCGTTGTTAGCTGGGTACGGCTTTCATCATCCATAGTGGATAAGTCGTATGTATATACGGGCTGAACAGGCGCGGCCGAGCTTGGCAGACGGTGAGCTATCGCCGAGAACCGGGCGGCGCACTCACTGAGGGTCTCAGGTGCCTGACCGCAGGCCGCTACTAGAAAGGCGACCGAGATAGCCGCAGCGCTTCGCATACAAAACCTTCCAAATCCTGCTCGCAATCATACACGGATACCTCTCATCGGAAAGACCGGTCACGAACGACCGGAATTGAGCGTTAGCTGTCGGCCTTGGTATGATCACGCAATGCCAGCGGCTGTCTTGCGGGTTTGCGGCCGGCTGCGGCGACGATGACGGCGCTGGACAGGAGGATGCTGGAGACGAGCGCGCCGACCGACAGCAGGCCGGCGGTCGTTACTGCGGCGTCAAACGTGGTGCGCTTGCCGATCCGGATCGAGACTGTGGCGGCGGAGGTTTGGCGGGTTTTGGTTCGCTCGGGGGCGTTGGGGTCTTCATGCGGCGAGGCTGGACCTTTCGCGGCTTTCGGGCAAGGCGGCGCGGTGCGGCCGCGAGGGTTGGGGCGCGTTCGGCGCGAGACTGGCTGGTTGTGGCGCGTCGCGCGGGGGGTAGACCGGCGGCATGATCGCGCGTCTGATCCTGGCTTTGCTCCTTGCCGCGTTTGCGTTTCCTGCGGTGGCGCCGGCGGCGTGCCATGACGCATCTATGTCGCGCGGCCACGGCGTCGTGATGGATATGGCGGGGATGCGCGGGACGCGGGCGGCGATATCGGATCATGCGTCGGACCAGCGGCCGGATCACGAACCCGACCGCAAGGCGACCCCGCTGCATGGCTGTATCGGGTGCGTCCCGCCTTCGAACTGGAACGCCGCTCGGGTTCTCGGGCCGGCGTTGCGGGAACCGGCGATGGTGACCGAGCGGGCGGCGGTGCTGGATCTCGGGGCTGGCGTCGCGCCGGCGTTGCGGCCTCCGCGAGACGCCTGATCGTTGGGTGCTGACGCACCCCGATGTTTAGGCGTTTCAAGGATATAACGATGACTCGATCGAGGTTGCTCGCGGCTGGTGCCGTGAGGGCGATGCTGCTTGCGGGCGGTGTCACGGGAACAATGCTGCCGGCTGGCGCAGTGGCGCAGCACGCCATGTCCATGCCGGGCATGACGATGCCGATGCCGGATGCGGCGCACAAGACGACGGTGAAGAGAGCCAGGCCGCGACCGGTCGCGAAGCGGTCGGGTGGGCGTTCGACGGCTCCGACGGTTCGTCCGTCGCAGTCCGGCGTTACGGTCGATCATGCGACGATGGACCATTCGGTCATGCAGGACGCTGCTCCGGTCGTTCCTCCGGTTCCGGCCGCACCGTCTGTGATGCCGGACGCCCGGCTGGAAGTTGGGCCGGACGCCATGCCGGGGATGGATCATGGTGCGATGGGGCGCGCGATGATCGATGACGCTGCCTACCGCGCGGCGTCCGATGCGGCCGTGGCGAAGATGCCGGCGGGGTCGGCGATGGCGGGGATGGCGATGGGAACGTCGGCCGGCTTCTACGGCCAGGGTAGCGGGACGTCGCGGCTGCCGGCGGCCGAGGGGCCGATGCGCGGGTATATGAGACAGGCGGGCGCGTGGATGCTGATGGCGCACGGCTATGCGTGGGGCGTCGCGACCGACCAGGGGGGTCCACGCGGGAAGAGCGAGGCGTTCGTCCAGTCGATGGCGATGCTGATGGCGGACCGCGATCTGGGCGAGCGGTTTCATATCCAGCTCAGGACGATGAACAGCCTCGAGCCGCTGATGGGCGCGCGGGGCTACACAAATTTGTTCGCGACGGGCGAGCTGGCGAACGACCGTCCGCTGGTCGATCGGCAGCACCCGCACGATTTGTTCATGGAGCTGGCTGCCAAGCTCGATTACCGGCTCGGCAATGGCGCCACCGTGTTCCTGTACGGCGGGCCGGTCGGCGAGCCCGCGCTGGGGCCGAGCGCGTTCATGCACCGCGGGTCGGCGCGGTATCAGCCGATGTCGCCGATCACGCATCACTGGTTCGATTCGACTCATATCACCTACGGCGTGGTGACGGCGGGGTATGCGACGCCCGCGTTCCAGCTGGAGGCGTCGGCGTTCAAGGGGCGCGAGCCGGACGAGCATCGCTGGAATATCGAGACGCCGCGGCTCGATTCCTGGAGCGTGCGGGGCACGTGGACGCCGTCGCCGTTCTGGGCGGTGCAGGTGAGCCATGGGCGGCTGAAGGAGCCCGAGGCGCAGCATCCCGGCGAGGACGAGAACCGTACCACCGCCAGCGTGCAATATGCGCGCGGCGGGCTGGCCACGACATTCGCGTATAGCCTCAAGGACCGGGTGCCGGGGGAGAAATTGAGCGCGTTCCTGGCGGAGGCGACGTACGAGCTGACGCCGCGGCATGCGGTGTTCGGCCGGCTCGAGAACGTGGCGAACGACGAGCTGTTTCCCGACGAGGCGGACCCGCTGCACGACACCAAGTTCCGCGTGACGAAGGCGGCGGTCGGGTACGCGTACCGGCTGCCGATCATCGGGCCGCTCGGGCTGGCGCTGGGCGGGACGGTGGCAGCCTATGCCAAGCCGGCGGCGCTGGAAGCGGCTTACGGGAAGGCGCCGGTGAGTTGGACGCTGTTCAGCAAGCTGGCGGTCGGGTTGTAGGGTTCGGGCGCATCGACAGCACGGCCTGCGCCGTCCTCACCCCCTCGGCGAAGGCCGGGGCCCAGTTGGCTCGGCCGGGCTAACCGTTCGCAACGCACATCAGCGACGTCGCCCAACTGGACCCCGGCCTTCGCCGGGGAGGTGCTTTGTGCAAACGAACCCAAATTTCGAGCTGTCGCACACTGGTCATGGCTGCATATCGGCCCCGCCCGACGGATCGCTTCCACTCGCCGTTCGTGCCGCGTAAGGACCGCGCGAAGTCGCCACCTTCTCGGGACGAACGGTTATGATCAAGACGACTGCGCTCGCACTCCTCGGACTGACGCTCGCCGGGTGCGCCTATCCGTACACGCCCCCTGCCCTGGCGCCGATTACTGCCCCCGCCCCGCCATCGACGGCAGCGGCGGCGATGCCCGGCGAGACACGCGCGCCGGTCACGATCCTGGTATCGATCGACGGCTTCCGGCCGGATTATCTCGATCGGGGCGGGACGCCCAACCTCAACCGCCTTCGCACAGGCGGGGTGTTCGCGGGCATGCGGCCGTCGTTCCCGAGCATCACCTTTCCCAATCACTGGACGCTGGTGACGGGCCTGCGTCCCGATCGCAGCGGGATCATCGGCAACAAGATGGAGGATCCGGCGCGACCGGGCGAGACCTTCACGATGGCGACCGACGATCCGTTCTGGTGGAGCGAGAGCTCGCCGATCTGGGTCGACGCGGAGAAGGCCGGGATCCGGACCGCAACGATGTTCTGGCCGGGCGCGAACGTGGCGGTCGGCGGCACGGTGAAGCGCGACAGCCACGGGGCGATCGACGGCGGCACGCGACCGGAGGACTGGCAGCAGTTCAACCAGCAGGTGTCGGGCACGCAGCGAGTCAATGCGGTGCTCGACTGGATGCGGCGGCCCGCGGCGATCCGCCCGAAGCTGGTGACGTTGTATTTCGATACGGTGGACAGCGCAGGCCATGCGGACGGGCCGGACAGCGCGGGTGTCACTCAGGCCGTGGCGGACGTCGATGCGAGCATCGGTGCGCTGGTCGACGGCCTCGCCGCGCTGGGACAGACGGCGAACCTTGTCATCGTCGCGGACCACGGCATGGCGGCGACGAGCAGCACCCGCGTCGTGGCGCTCGATACGATCGCGGACAAGGCGGACTATCGCACCGTCGAGATGGGGCCGTACGCGACAATGTTCGCGGTGCCGGGGCATGAGGCGGCGCTGGAGGCACGGTTGCTGAAGCCCCATGCGCACCTGCAGTGCTGGCGGAAGGGGGAAATCCCGGCGCGGTTCCATTACGGACGCAATCCGCGGGTGCCGAGCTATCTGTGCCTCGCCGATGTCGGCTGGCGGGTCGACACCAGCGCGCCGACCAAGGCGTCGGTCGGCGGGATGCATGGGTATGACAATATGGCGCCGGAGATGCGCGCGCTGTTCATCGCCAACGGGCCGGCGTTCGCACGCGGCAAGACGATCCCGAGCTTCGACAATGTCGCGATCGAGCCCTTGCTGCGCGACCTGATCGGACTGCCCGCCGAAGCGGGGCTGGACGGCACCGACGCGCCCTTCCAGAAGGTGATGCAACGATAAGAGGAGAGGTTTGCGTGCAGTATTTCGAGGATATCGAGGTCGGTCGGACCGCGTCGTTCGGCGCCTATGCCGTCACCCGCGAGGAGGTGATGGACTTCGCGGCGAAATACGATCCGCAGCCGTTTCACCTGTCGGACGAGGCTGCCGCGCAGACGCATTTCGGGCGGCTGTCGGCGAGCGGGTGGCATACCTGCGCGATGACGATGTCGATGCTGGTCGCGCACCTGAAGGAGAACCAGCAGGCGGGCCTTGGGTCACCCGGGATCGACGAGCTGAAGTGGGTAAAGCCGGTGTATCCGGGCGACACGCTGCGGTGCGAAACCGAGATCCTGGAGAAGCGCGCTTCGGCAAGCCGGCCGGAGATGGGAATCTTCAAGAGCCGGATGCGCGTGCTCAACCAGGACGATGTTCTGGTGATGACGTTCGTGTCGAACGGGCTGGTGCAGACGCGCCCATAGGACGCGCCTGCACGCTCTGTCTAAGCTTGGCGCGGATTAGCGCGGCGTGCGGTTGCCACCGCGATTGCCGCCACGGTTGCCGCCGCCGAAGGTGCGACCGCCGCCGCCGCCAGTGCCGCGGTTCTGGCGGAACTCGCGGCGGTCCTGGCGGGCTTCGCTGCGATAGCCCTGGCGGGCGTCGCGACGCTCGCCGCGGAACTGGTCGCGGGTGACCTGGCCGTTGCGCAACTGACCGCGATCTTCGCGGCGATCCTGACGGAAGTCGCGATTGGCTTCGCGGCGATCCTGGCGATAGTCGCGGGCGGCGGGGCTGTTGCCGCGCGCGAAATTGCCCCAGTTGCCGCCACCGCGATAATTGCCGCGGCGACCCTGCCAGTAACGCTGCTGAGCGCCGTTCCAGCGATAGGGACGACGGTTGCGATCGTAGACGTACACGCCCGAGCCGGGATAATAATAATCGCCGCTCCAGCCGTAATAGGAATTCAGGCCGCCATAGCCGGCGAACCCGTCATAGCCGCCGCCGTACCCCCCGCCATAACCGGCGCCGCCATAGCCACCGCCGTAATAGGGATCGCTGGCGTAGCCGACGCCTGCGCCGCCATAGCCGTAGCCGTCGGTGCAGCCTGCAACGCCTAGTCCGAGACCCAGAGCTAGGCCGATAATGCCGAAGCGCTTCATAAACATGGAGATTCTCCCGTACGTGGAGAGCGGACACAACGCGCCGCCATTCGTCGCACAACGGACTCTGTGTGTCGCAAGTTCCATGAACGGGGTCTGACGGGGTTTTGGGCCGGGGGTGGGAAAGGGGTCTGACGAGTTTGAGTTCGGCGAGAGCCTCGGGGGACCGGGACGCCTTACCTTACTGTTCCTCCGCGTACGCCGGGGTGCAGGGTAGCGGTACGCTACGATATTTAGCTGGGCCCCCGCGTCCGCGGGGGAACGGTTTGGGAGGGACGGTTCCTCCCCGGCAGAGGCCGGGGCCCAATTGGAATGGCTGAAGTAATGGGGCGACGCCCTTCGTTAGCAACGTTCCCCAACTGGACCCCGGCCTCCGCCGGGGAGGTATCTAGTGGTGCGTAGTTCAGTCCACTCCAAGCGTGCGCTAGGTGCGAGCATTGGATGACGACGTGTATCGGCGCCGCCCCGGCGATCTCCTCGGTCCACAGAACGAGGGCGCTGCTGATGTGGAGCGGTGGCGGTAGACGCGGCTGTAGAAAGCCATGCTGAGGATCATGGCCACACCCTAACTGTTCCCCCGCGGAAGCGGGGGGCCAGGGTGGCGGGGTGCTGCGGTACTTAGCTGAGCCCCGACGTCGCGGGGGAACGGACGGTCCCTCCCCGGCGGAGGCCGGGGCCCAATTGGAATGGCTGAAGTAACGGGGCGACGCCCTTCGTTGGCAACGTTCCCCAATTGGACCCCGACCTACGCCGGGGGGGAGCTGTGGTTGGCGGCGGGCGCGCGATATGCGAGCGGCGGGCGCGCGGCGAGCGATCAGTGGCCGGGGAAGTCGATCAGGGCCGTGGCGTCGATGCCGTCGGCGCGCAACGCCTCCGCGCCGCCGAGATCGGGGAGGTCGACCAGGAACTGCGCCTGCGTGACCACCGCGCCCGCCTTGTTGAGCAGGCGGACCGCGGCCCGCGCGGTGCCGCCGGTGGCGATCAGATCGTCGACCAGCAGGACGCGCGCGCCGGGCGCGAAGGCGTCGGCGTGGATCGCGATACGGTCAGTGCCATATTCGAGCGCATAATCCTCGGCGATCGTCGCGCCGGGGAGCTTGCCGTCCTTGCGGATCAGCAACACGCCCGCCTTCAGCGGCGCGGCGAGCGCGGCCGCGAACAGGAAGCCCCGCGCCTCGATACCTGCAACGAGATCGACCGGGCCCGAGACCGCCGCGACCATCCGCTCGATCGCGGTCGCCCAGCCGGTCGGGTCGAGCAGCAAGGTGGTGATGTCGCGAAACTGGATGCCGGGCTTGGGGAAGTCCGGGATGGTGCGGATCAGCGCTTTGAGGTCGGCGTTGCGCTCTTCGGTATCGGACATAAGCGTTCCCTTCTTCGCACGGGCGGCAGACGTATCGCGGCACCACATTACGGCCAAAACGAAAGCGGCGGATCGGGCTGTTCGCCCGTCCGCCGCTCCCTCTATCCGTGCGCCCTTACCGTGGGAGCCCTGCGATCATCAATGCTTAACGTCGCGCCAGACATTCTGATACGCGCCCCAGGCAAGCCCGCAGAAGATCAGGATGAAGATGATCGACGCGAACCCGGCGGCGTGGCGGGCCTCGAGGTTGGGCTCGGCGGTCCAGGTCAGGAACGCCGACACGTCGGTCGACATCTGCTCCTTGGTCGGCTTCGTCCCGTCCGCATAGGTCACCTGACCATCCGAGGTCAGCGGCGGCGGCATCGCGATGTTGAGGTTCGCGAAATACGGGTTGTAATGGAGACCCTCGGGCGTCTTGATGTCCGGGAATTCCTTCAGCAGCGCAGCAGGCTGCGTCGTGTAGCCGGTCAGCAGCGAGTGGACATAGGCGGTCCCCTCCTCGCGCGCCTTGGTGATCAGCGAGAGATCGGGCGGCAGCGCGTTGTTGTTCGCGGCGCGGGCGGCAACCTCGTTGGCGAACGGCGACGGGAAGCGATCCGACGGGATGTTCTTGCGTGTCGCGGGCTCGCCGGTCTCGGGGTTGATCGACGGCTGTTCGATCACCCACTGGTTGGCGATCGCCTTAACCTCGGGGTCGGTATAGCCGATCTGGGTCAGGTCGCGGAACGAGAGCAGCCGCAGCGAGTGGCAGGCCGAGCAGACTTCCTTGTAGACCTGGAACCCGCGCTGGAGCTGGCGACGGTCGAACTTGCCGAACACGCCGTTCGAGGCGAGCTCGAGTTCCTTGGGGTGCTTGTGCGCGACGCTCTCCGCGGTCGGCGCGACGGGGTCGGTGATGACCCCGACCACGCTGCCGAAGAGCGCGATGCCGAGCACCAGCACGAAGGCCGCGCCGACCAGGGATGCGATGAGACGAACCATGTGTGTATCCTCGAGTTCGTATCAGTGCGCGGCGTGCGGCGTGGACGACGTCGGCGACGTCTCAAGGGCGGTATGCGCAGGGCTGGTCCCGCCATGATTGGCCAGCACGGCCTCGGTGATCGAGTTGGGCAGCGGCCGCGGCCGTTCGGAGCGCGAGATGATCGGCAGGATGATCAGGAAATGCGCGAAATAATAGGCCGCGCAGATCTGGCTGAGGATCACGTAGAACGCATTCGCAGGCGCCCCACCGCAATAGCCGAGCACGAAGATATCGGCGACCAGCACCCAGAACGCGATCCGCGCCTTGGGCCGATAGTTCATCGAACGCACCGGCGAGCTGTCCAGCCAGGGCAGGAAGAACAGCAGCAGGATCGAGCCGAACATCGCCAGCACGCCCCAGAGCTTCGCCGGCAGGATGAAGTCCGCGGTGAAGGCGCGCAGGATCGCGTAGAACGGCCAGAAATACCATTCGGGGACGATGTGCGCGGGCGTCGAAAGCGGGTTCGCCGGGATGTAGTTATCCGGGTGGCCGAGATAGTTCGGGAAGAAGAACAACAGGCTCGCGAACACCAGCATGAAGATGCCGAGCCCGAAGCCGTCCTTGGCCGTGTAATAGGGGTGGAACGGGACGGTGTCCTGCTCGCCCTTCACGTCGACGCCGGTCGGGTTGTTCGACCCCGGGATGTGCAGCGCCCAGATGTGCAGGATGATGACCCCCGCGATCACGAACGGCAGCAGGTAATGCAGCGAGAAGAAGCGGTTGAGCGCGGCGTTGTCGGGGGCGAATCCGCCCAGCAGCCAGATGCGGATGGTGTCGCCGACCAGCGGGATCGCCGAAAAGAACCCGGTGATGACCTGCGCGCCCCAGAAGCTCATCTGGCCCCAGGGAAGCACGTACCCCATGAACGCGGTCGCCATCATCAGCAGGAAGATGACCACGCCGAGCAGCCACACCATCTCGCGCGGTGCCTTGTACGAGCCGTAATAGAGCCCGCGGAAGATGTGCGTGTAGACGACGATAAAGAACATCGACGCGCCATTGGCGTGCGCATAGCGCAGGAACCAGCCCGCGTTGACGTCGCGCATGATGCTTTCGACCGAATCGAACGCGACCGCGCCGTTGGCGGCATAATGCATCGCCAGCACGATGCCGGTGATGATCTGGATCGCGAGCGCGGCGCCGGCAAGGACGCCGAAGTTCCAGAAGTAATTGAGGTTGCGCGGGACGGGATAGCCGCCGCCGAGTGAATTATAGACGAGCCGGGGAACGGGAAGTCGCTCATCCAGCCACCGCGTCAGCGGCAGCTTCGGTTCGTATTGCTTGGCCCAGGGAAAGCTCATGATGTTTTCCTCAGCCTACCGTGACGACGGTGTCGGAATTGAAGGCATAGTCCGGAACGTGGAGGTTCGACGGAGCGGGGCCTTTGCGGATGCGCGCGGCGGTGTCGTAGGCCGAGCCGTGGCACGGGCAGAAATAGCCGCCGAACGGGCCCTTGTTCTCGCCCTCGCCCGCGCCGAGCGGGACGCAGCCGAGATGCGTGCAGACGCCGAGCGTGATCAGCCAGTTCTTCTTGCCCGCCTTGGTCCGCTGTTCCAGCGTCTGCGGATCGCGCAGCGTCGAGATGTCGACCGCGTCGGCTTCCGAGATTTCCTTCGGCGTCAGGTTGCGCACGAACAAAGGCTGCTTGCGGAACGACGTCTTGATCGCCTGGCCGGGGAGGATCTTCGACAGGTCGATCTCGGTGGTCGACTGCGCGAGCACGTCGGCCGAGGGGTTCATCTGGTTGATGAGCGGCAGGACGATCGCGACGGCGCCGACGCCGGCGAAGGAGACGGCGGCAATGTTGATGAAATCACGGCGGCGAGGGTCATGGGCCTCTTCGTGAAACGGCTCTGGCGATTCGCCGGGAGGAACCATGTCGTCGACTGTCGCCATTCATCTCGCCCTTGCACGTTATTTTTTTCGTGGCCGACTGGGTTACCCGGTTTCGCGAAACCATATCCCCATTCCGCCCGACCGTCCCCACGGAGGCTGCGTTCTGATAGACGGCGCGACCGCGCTTTGCCAACTCCCTTTTGCTTTGGGTTACCCTTGGGCGCTCGCCGCGCTAGAGGATCGGGTATGCGTATTGCCCTGTATCAGCCCGATATCGCCGGAAATGTCGGCGCCATCCTGCGCACTGCCGCGTGCATGGGGATCGGCGTAGACCTGATCGAACCGATGGGATTCACCTGGAGCGAAAAGGCCGTGGCGCGATCCGGCATGGACTATGTCGGCGCGGTCGACGTGGTGCGGCATGTCGATTGGGACGCCTTCCTGGCGCAAGTGACGGGGCGGATCGTGCTGCTGACGACGAAGGGCGCAGTGCGGCTGGATGTGGCCGCGTTTCGCGACGACGACGTGCTGCTGATGGGAAGCGAGGGCGCCGGCGTGCCCGAGGAGGTCCACGCGCGCGCCGACCTGCGCGTACTGATCCCGATGCAGCCTGGGTTGCGATCGATGAATATCTCGGTGGCCACGGCGATCGTCGCGGCCGAGGCGTTGCGCCAGACGGACGGCTGGCCGGTGTAACGGCGACCTCGCCTTGACCCCCACCCCGTTCGTGCCGAGTAGAGACCGAGCGTCGTCGAGGGCTCGTATCGAGGTACATGTCTCTCGATACGCCATCTCGACAGGCTCGATGGCTACTCGAGACGAACGGAAAACTGGACCCGCGCATGATCGAACTCGACCCCCAGCAAGCCGCCGCCCGCCAGTGGTTCGAATCGCTTCGCAACCGCATCTGCGCGGAATTCGAGGCGATCGAGCGCGAGGCGGGCTCCGATGCCGCGTTCGCCTATACGCCCTGGGACCGGATCGACCCGTCGGGCGGGCCTGGCGGCGGTGGCGTGATGGGCGTGATGAAGGGCCGCGTGTTCGAGAAGGTCGGCGTCAACGTCTCGACCGTCGGCGGCACGTTCGAGGGGGAGTTCGCAAAGTCCATCCACGGCGCGGGCGAAGACCCCCGCTTCTTCGCAACCGGGATCAGCCTGGTCGCGCACATGGCCAACCCGCATGTGCCCGCGGTGCACATGAACTGCCGCTTCCTCAACACCACCAAGCGCTGGTTCGGTGGTGGCGGCGATCTCAATCCGCCGCTGCCGATCGAGGAGGATACGGCCGACTTCCATGCGACGATGAAGGCGGCGTGCGACGCGCATGATCCGACGCACTACGCGAGGTTCAAGGAGTGGGCGGAGACCTATTTCTACATCCCGCACCGCAAGGTCGGGCGCGGCGTGGGCGGGATCTTCTTCGATCATCTCGACGGCGATTTCGAGACCAACTTCGCGTTCACGCGCGATGTCGGCGAGGCGTTTCTCGATGCCTATCCGCGGATCGTGCGGCGGCGGATGAACACGCCGTTCGATGCGGCCGACGAGGCGCGGATGCTCGAATGGCGCGGGCGCTATGCCGA from Sphingomonas sp. HMP9 encodes:
- the hemF gene encoding oxygen-dependent coproporphyrinogen oxidase: MIELDPQQAAARQWFESLRNRICAEFEAIEREAGSDAAFAYTPWDRIDPSGGPGGGGVMGVMKGRVFEKVGVNVSTVGGTFEGEFAKSIHGAGEDPRFFATGISLVAHMANPHVPAVHMNCRFLNTTKRWFGGGGDLNPPLPIEEDTADFHATMKAACDAHDPTHYARFKEWAETYFYIPHRKVGRGVGGIFFDHLDGDFETNFAFTRDVGEAFLDAYPRIVRRRMNTPFDAADEARMLEWRGRYAEFNLVYDRGTLFGLKTGGNIDAILMSLPPRATWS